One genomic region from Spirosoma sp. KCTC 42546 encodes:
- the ruvB gene encoding Holliday junction branch migration DNA helicase RuvB codes for MRNDFLKGSTDGMSATDKEIERALRPLSFEDFTGQAKILENLEVFVRAAMQRGEALDHVLLHGPPGLGKTTLSHIIANELNANIKMTSGPVLDKPSDLAGLLTNLQPNDVLFIDEIHRLNPIVEEYLYSAMEDYKIDIMLDSGPNARTVQIKLNPFTLIGATTRAGMLTSPLRARFGISCRLEYYDAKLLTTIVQRSAAILGTPIDETGAYEIARRSRGTPRISNNLLRRTRDFAQVKGNGYINVDIAEIALSALEVDQNGLDEMDNRILTTIIEKFKGGPVGLSTIATACGEEAETIEEVYEPFLIQEGFLKRTSRGREATEKAYIHLGIVPNYRTGELFG; via the coding sequence ATGCGAAACGACTTTTTGAAAGGCTCGACAGATGGCATGAGTGCTACCGACAAAGAGATTGAACGGGCGCTGAGGCCGCTCTCATTCGAAGATTTTACAGGGCAGGCTAAGATCCTCGAAAATCTCGAAGTATTTGTTCGGGCCGCCATGCAACGCGGTGAAGCCCTCGATCATGTGCTCCTTCACGGCCCTCCGGGTCTGGGCAAGACAACGCTGTCGCACATTATTGCCAACGAGCTTAATGCCAACATAAAAATGACCTCGGGTCCTGTGTTGGATAAACCCAGCGATCTGGCTGGCCTGCTAACGAATCTGCAGCCTAACGACGTATTATTTATTGACGAAATTCACCGGCTCAACCCAATTGTGGAAGAGTATCTGTATTCAGCAATGGAGGATTATAAGATTGACATCATGCTGGACTCTGGGCCCAATGCCCGGACTGTGCAGATTAAACTGAATCCATTTACGCTGATTGGGGCTACTACTCGTGCGGGTATGCTTACATCGCCCTTGCGAGCTCGTTTCGGTATTAGCTGTCGGTTGGAGTATTATGATGCCAAACTGCTGACGACCATTGTACAGCGGTCGGCTGCAATTCTGGGGACGCCTATTGATGAGACGGGTGCTTATGAGATTGCTCGCCGAAGCCGGGGAACACCTCGTATTTCCAATAACCTCCTGCGCCGAACCCGGGACTTTGCTCAGGTTAAAGGTAATGGATATATCAACGTCGACATTGCCGAAATTGCGCTGAGCGCGCTTGAAGTTGATCAGAATGGCCTGGACGAAATGGATAATCGGATTCTGACAACAATCATTGAAAAGTTTAAAGGAGGGCCGGTTGGCCTCTCAACGATAGCTACTGCCTGTGGCGAAGAAGCTGAAACGATTGAGGAGGTCTATGAGCCCTTCCTGATTCAGGAGGGTTTTCTGAAGCGAACTTCGCGTGGGCGTGAAGCGACTGAAAAAGCCTATATTCACCTTGGTATTGTGCCTAATTACCGTACCGGGGAGTTATTTGGGTAA
- a CDS encoding helix-turn-helix transcriptional regulator, whose amino-acid sequence MATEKILDDEKRIDKAAYVLKAVAHPLRIKIIQMLNENKELNVSAIYKNLNAEQSLISHHLINMRDKGILDIRRSGKNIYYFLVDSAVAEIIDCIYQSKLLS is encoded by the coding sequence ATGGCTACCGAAAAAATTTTAGATGATGAGAAGCGTATTGATAAAGCAGCTTATGTGCTTAAAGCCGTAGCTCACCCCTTGCGAATCAAGATTATTCAGATGCTGAATGAGAACAAAGAACTGAACGTTTCAGCAATCTATAAGAATCTGAATGCGGAACAATCACTGATTTCGCACCACTTAATTAATATGCGGGATAAGGGCATTTTGGACATCCGGCGCAGCGGCAAAAATATTTACTACTTCCTGGTTGACTCCGCAGTAGCAGAGATCATTGATTGTATTTACCAGAGTAAACTTTTAAGCTAG
- the der gene encoding ribosome biogenesis GTPase Der, with protein MANIVAIVGRPNVGKSTLFNRLTEQRQAIMDNQSGVTRDRHYGTAEWNDKYFTVIDTGGYVVGSEDVFEESIREQVEIAIQESTVLLFVVDTQTGITGLDEDFANVLRRTKKPVYVVANKAETGERAHAASEFYSLGLGDPYPISSQTGTGTGDLLDEVIKHFPTAGVENPDAGIPRIAILGRPNVGKSSFLNVLTGQERSIVTSIAGTTRDAIDTRYKAYGKDFILTDTAGIRRKARIDSNIEFYSTLRSIKAMEDSDVCIILLDATRGLEAQDLTIIGQAVKAKKGVVIMVNKWDAVEKDHRTADTLRKEMIQRMMPIDYLPIIFASVHEKQRIFQVMEKAMEVYENKTKKVATSKLNEAMQPEIEKYPPPAIKGKHIKIKYMLQVPTPSPTFVFFCNLPQYVQEAYQRFLENRLRDHFDFTGVPITVFFRQK; from the coding sequence ATGGCAAACATAGTTGCAATCGTTGGCCGCCCAAATGTGGGCAAGTCCACGCTGTTTAACCGCCTGACGGAACAGCGACAGGCCATTATGGATAACCAAAGTGGTGTTACTCGCGACCGGCATTATGGCACGGCCGAGTGGAATGATAAATATTTTACCGTTATCGACACAGGGGGGTACGTTGTTGGTTCCGAAGATGTGTTTGAAGAGTCGATTCGTGAACAGGTCGAAATTGCCATTCAGGAATCAACTGTATTGCTCTTTGTGGTTGATACGCAAACGGGCATTACAGGACTGGACGAAGATTTTGCTAACGTGCTGCGCCGGACTAAAAAGCCGGTGTATGTAGTGGCTAATAAAGCCGAAACCGGAGAACGGGCGCACGCTGCCAGCGAATTTTATTCACTAGGTTTAGGTGATCCATATCCAATTTCGTCGCAAACTGGAACAGGCACAGGTGATCTACTGGACGAAGTGATCAAGCATTTTCCAACAGCTGGTGTTGAAAATCCTGACGCGGGTATTCCTCGCATCGCTATTTTGGGCCGCCCTAACGTGGGTAAATCGTCGTTTTTGAATGTCCTGACCGGGCAGGAACGCAGTATCGTAACGTCTATTGCCGGCACCACCCGCGATGCTATCGACACGCGTTACAAAGCCTATGGTAAAGATTTCATCCTGACCGATACCGCCGGTATTCGGCGTAAAGCTCGTATTGACTCCAATATTGAGTTTTATTCGACCCTGCGCTCGATTAAAGCGATGGAGGATTCGGATGTCTGCATTATTCTGCTCGATGCTACACGAGGACTTGAAGCGCAGGATCTGACCATTATTGGCCAGGCCGTGAAAGCGAAAAAGGGTGTGGTCATTATGGTGAACAAGTGGGATGCCGTTGAAAAAGACCATCGTACTGCCGATACACTCCGGAAAGAAATGATTCAGCGGATGATGCCCATTGACTATCTGCCAATCATTTTTGCCTCGGTTCATGAGAAACAACGCATTTTTCAGGTAATGGAAAAAGCGATGGAGGTCTACGAGAATAAGACTAAGAAAGTGGCAACCTCGAAATTGAATGAGGCTATGCAGCCCGAAATCGAAAAGTATCCTCCGCCAGCCATCAAAGGCAAGCATATCAAGATTAAGTATATGCTTCAGGTACCAACTCCTTCGCCCACGTTTGTATTTTTCTGTAATCTTCCCCAATACGTTCAGGAGGCTTACCAGCGCTTTTTAGAAAACCGACTTCGGGATCATTTTGACTTTACGGGCGTACCAATCACGGTATTCTTCCGGCAAAAATAA
- the era gene encoding GTPase Era — MNKEIIENFPADDPAADHKAGFVSIVGKPNVGKSTLMNQLVGERLSIITSKAQTTRHRIMGILNGTHNGQEFQLVYSDTPGIIKPQYKLHESMMSFVRGSIEDADVVLFVTDIFEEHDENDVIERLQKSEVPVLLLINKIDQATQDQVNEKITYWQEHFHAQEIIPISALNNFNIDKVFEGIISRLPQHPPYFPKDELTDKPERFFASEIIREKIFLNYKREVPYSSEVVITGFKEKEDIIVIQAEILVERATQRAILLGEGGNMIKKTGIMAREELERFFGKKVYLEQFVKVEPDWRQKERMLKRLGYDE, encoded by the coding sequence ATGAATAAGGAAATCATTGAAAATTTTCCGGCCGACGATCCAGCGGCCGATCATAAGGCTGGCTTTGTCAGTATCGTTGGTAAGCCCAATGTCGGTAAGTCTACCCTGATGAATCAGCTCGTTGGCGAACGGCTGTCTATTATCACCTCGAAAGCCCAGACTACACGCCACCGCATTATGGGTATCCTTAATGGAACCCACAACGGTCAGGAATTTCAACTCGTTTACTCCGATACGCCCGGTATCATTAAGCCTCAGTACAAACTTCATGAGTCTATGATGAGTTTTGTGCGTGGCTCTATTGAAGATGCCGATGTGGTTCTGTTTGTAACAGACATCTTCGAAGAACACGATGAGAATGACGTCATCGAACGGCTTCAAAAATCTGAAGTTCCCGTTCTGTTGCTGATCAATAAAATTGATCAGGCTACACAGGACCAGGTTAATGAGAAGATCACCTACTGGCAGGAGCACTTCCATGCGCAGGAGATCATTCCAATTTCAGCCCTGAATAACTTCAATATTGATAAGGTATTTGAAGGTATTATCAGCCGTCTGCCGCAACATCCACCCTACTTCCCAAAGGATGAACTAACCGACAAACCCGAACGGTTTTTCGCGTCTGAGATTATCCGGGAGAAGATCTTCCTGAATTATAAGCGGGAAGTCCCTTACAGTAGCGAGGTTGTCATTACAGGCTTCAAAGAGAAGGAAGACATCATTGTTATCCAGGCCGAAATTTTGGTCGAACGAGCTACTCAACGGGCAATTCTGCTCGGTGAGGGGGGTAATATGATTAAGAAAACGGGAATTATGGCCCGAGAAGAACTCGAGCGTTTCTTCGGCAAGAAAGTATATTTAGAACAGTTCGTTAAGGTAGAACCCGATTGGCGCCAAAAAGAGCGTATGCTCAAGCGGTTGGGATATGACGAATAA
- a CDS encoding ParB N-terminal domain-containing protein gives MPSTAQKEITVSVSNLHFDPLNPRLPSTKSGSNEAIVLAYMLDKGTVTDIMLSIAENGFYSQEPLLVVPSAHGKDQYDVVEGNRRLAALKLLLNPDLAPTKKGAVKQIADEATNKPEEVPVLKYESRDDILLYLGYRHITGVHEWDSLAKARYLFQLKNDKFKHLGYLDALKAMAKTIGSRSDYVHRLLSGFILYQKIEQANFFNIPGLNEESFSFSLLTTATSYKNIADFIGVNANVINDGGPLEIKDKNLKELTEWMFKENAEGYTRLGESRNLKSLNAVVAHDAAIKIFRDGRSLKEAEIFTDAPAQTFESALTIAAESLRDAWITLPSIEITYPYHLDKLKDMNTLIRNIFNTVTVKLVKDGLEDLQ, from the coding sequence ATGCCTAGCACAGCTCAGAAAGAAATAACAGTTAGTGTATCAAATTTACACTTTGATCCACTAAACCCACGGCTACCTTCCACGAAGTCAGGCAGTAATGAAGCAATTGTATTAGCATACATGCTGGATAAAGGCACTGTTACTGATATTATGCTTTCAATCGCTGAAAATGGCTTTTATTCACAAGAACCATTACTGGTAGTACCTTCAGCTCATGGTAAAGATCAATATGACGTAGTAGAAGGCAACAGACGTTTAGCGGCGTTAAAGTTATTACTTAACCCTGATTTAGCCCCAACTAAAAAGGGTGCTGTTAAACAAATAGCTGATGAAGCTACAAATAAACCGGAAGAGGTTCCCGTATTAAAATATGAAAGTAGAGATGATATTTTGTTGTATTTAGGTTACAGACATATAACTGGCGTTCATGAATGGGATTCATTGGCTAAGGCACGATATTTATTTCAACTAAAGAATGATAAATTTAAACATTTAGGCTATTTAGATGCTCTCAAAGCAATGGCAAAGACTATTGGGAGCCGTTCGGACTATGTTCATCGCCTATTAAGTGGATTTATATTATATCAGAAGATTGAGCAAGCTAACTTTTTCAATATACCCGGTTTAAATGAAGAAAGCTTTAGCTTTTCATTATTAACTACTGCAACATCATACAAAAACATAGCAGATTTCATAGGGGTCAACGCTAATGTAATTAATGATGGAGGGCCATTAGAAATAAAAGATAAAAACTTAAAGGAGCTTACAGAATGGATGTTTAAAGAAAATGCTGAAGGGTATACTCGTCTAGGTGAATCACGTAATTTAAAATCATTAAATGCTGTGGTTGCTCACGATGCTGCAATAAAAATTTTTAGAGACGGACGTTCGCTCAAAGAAGCTGAAATTTTTACAGATGCACCAGCACAAACTTTTGAAAGTGCTTTAACTATAGCTGCAGAATCACTTAGAGATGCATGGATCACTCTACCAAGCATAGAAATCACATACCCATATCATTTGGATAAGCTGAAAGATATGAATACGTTAATTAGAAATATATTTAATACAGTAACTGTAAAGTTGGTAAAAGACGGGTTAGAAGATTTGCAGTAA
- a CDS encoding DNA cytosine methyltransferase, whose amino-acid sequence MLTAVSLFSGCGGFDFGASKAGIKVIWANDVDKTAALAYKSLLPDVDFVQGDIRKVLDFPKADVLIGCYPCTGFSLAARRKWHEREDRNLQHIEGNFLYREFIRAIDYVRPKYLFIENVGGMTSADGGWFFKQQLEGLRDKGFVVKHHMLHSEKFGLAQTRKRVFLVGVHKDIAESGFTYNFPTATHGEKLLPLQTMYDVLNGVETNIETDVCNNPFHGHYLTRNRKRSWNDPSFTIVATDSHVPLHPAGEPMVKVGKDNWALQGQINRRLSWKECAIIQGFPVDKLKFDAPLTQKYKVIGNAVPPNFGYAIVKPVVEYEESTCLPNTFAEALEQMNSSGY is encoded by the coding sequence ATGTTAACAGCAGTATCTCTTTTTTCAGGCTGTGGAGGGTTTGATTTCGGAGCAAGTAAAGCAGGTATAAAAGTAATATGGGCAAATGATGTTGACAAAACAGCAGCATTGGCTTATAAAAGCTTATTACCTGATGTTGATTTTGTGCAAGGTGATATTAGAAAAGTACTAGATTTTCCAAAAGCTGATGTCCTGATTGGTTGTTATCCATGCACTGGATTTAGTTTAGCAGCTCGTCGTAAATGGCATGAGCGTGAGGATAGAAATCTACAACATATAGAAGGAAATTTTTTGTACCGTGAATTTATTCGAGCAATTGATTACGTCAGACCAAAATACTTATTCATTGAGAATGTCGGTGGAATGACCTCAGCTGATGGAGGGTGGTTTTTCAAACAACAATTAGAAGGTCTTCGTGATAAAGGTTTTGTGGTAAAGCATCATATGCTACATTCTGAAAAATTTGGTCTGGCTCAAACCCGTAAACGTGTCTTTTTAGTAGGTGTTCACAAAGACATAGCAGAAAGTGGATTCACATACAACTTTCCAACGGCAACTCATGGAGAAAAGCTGCTACCATTACAGACAATGTATGATGTACTTAATGGGGTAGAAACAAACATTGAAACAGATGTATGTAATAATCCTTTTCATGGACATTACTTAACCCGTAATCGTAAACGTAGTTGGAATGACCCAAGTTTTACAATAGTTGCAACGGATTCCCATGTTCCGTTACATCCTGCTGGTGAACCCATGGTAAAGGTGGGAAAAGATAATTGGGCTTTACAGGGTCAAATTAATCGTCGTCTATCATGGAAAGAGTGTGCTATTATTCAAGGTTTTCCAGTAGATAAGTTAAAATTTGATGCACCATTAACCCAAAAGTATAAAGTGATTGGGAATGCTGTACCGCCTAATTTCGGCTATGCTATAGTTAAACCAGTAGTCGAGTATGAAGAAAGTACCTGCTTGCCCAATACTTTTGCAGAAGCTTTAGAGCAAATGAATTCAAGTGGTTACTAA
- a CDS encoding helix-turn-helix domain-containing protein: MITTNSIVIENLHPQVINNLVDLIANINSKIDLLLNKDISNPVKFITKKDVAIIFGVSTRTVANWTELGLIQSYYMGGLIVYKEHEINAAPIPVFKNKN, translated from the coding sequence ATGATAACTACCAATAGTATAGTAATTGAAAATTTACACCCACAAGTTATAAATAATTTAGTAGATCTAATAGCTAATATAAATTCTAAAATAGACCTACTTCTAAATAAAGATATTAGTAATCCTGTAAAATTTATTACAAAGAAGGATGTGGCAATAATTTTTGGGGTTAGTACAAGAACTGTAGCTAATTGGACTGAACTTGGTTTGATACAAAGCTATTATATGGGCGGGCTAATTGTTTATAAAGAACACGAAATTAATGCTGCTCCAATACCAGTATTTAAAAATAAAAATTAG
- a CDS encoding site-specific integrase, which yields MPRTTDLHPTFVLRDPNATTVTPIISLIRFHNTRIKLPTGYKVLPEHWNCDKQRVKPILAAKNREKINAELLKIEKAVQSASEEIGSETDYISKESLKAKIISHLNPITKDPINSEPKIFKFIKNFIKNSPERINPNTGKKIERRTIQKYNTVLHVLTEFSVSYSRKLDFETIDLEFYFDFNKYLTAKSFSKNNIGKYIQTLKTFLNEATISGHNNKLDYKSRNFKVTQEDSDSIYLTESELTLLYAFNLSNNERLERIRDLFLVGAYTGLRFSDLTNLRPEHIKNGKIKLEQLKTMDKVVIPCHPIVNLILEKYNGKLPRSISNQKMNDYIKEVCELAGLNEVVSKGITKGGARIIKNFRKFELVSTHTARRSFATNMYKLNIPTITIMKVTGHKSEKSFLRYIKLSEEEHAEIMQNFWNQSVLVNFPINDILGK from the coding sequence TCAAGCTCCCAACAGGATATAAGGTGCTACCTGAACACTGGAACTGCGATAAACAACGAGTCAAACCAATATTAGCAGCTAAAAATCGAGAGAAAATAAATGCAGAACTCCTAAAAATTGAAAAAGCCGTTCAAAGCGCATCTGAAGAAATTGGATCAGAAACTGATTATATTTCCAAAGAATCGTTGAAAGCAAAAATTATCTCTCATCTGAACCCAATAACTAAGGATCCTATAAATAGTGAACCAAAAATATTTAAGTTCATTAAAAACTTTATAAAAAATTCTCCTGAACGTATTAATCCAAACACAGGCAAAAAAATTGAACGAAGAACAATACAAAAATATAATACTGTTCTTCATGTATTAACAGAATTCTCCGTTAGTTACAGTAGAAAGTTAGATTTTGAAACTATTGATCTTGAATTTTATTTTGATTTCAATAAATATTTAACGGCCAAAAGTTTCTCAAAAAATAACATTGGCAAATACATACAAACGTTAAAAACATTTCTAAATGAAGCTACAATTAGTGGTCATAATAACAAATTAGATTATAAAAGTCGAAATTTTAAAGTTACACAAGAGGATTCTGATAGTATTTACCTAACTGAAAGCGAGTTAACATTATTATATGCTTTTAATCTATCAAATAATGAGCGACTAGAACGTATAAGGGATTTATTTTTGGTAGGTGCATACACGGGTTTGAGGTTTTCAGACTTAACTAATCTTCGGCCAGAACATATAAAGAATGGAAAGATAAAACTTGAGCAATTAAAAACAATGGATAAGGTTGTTATACCTTGCCATCCAATTGTTAATTTAATATTAGAAAAATACAATGGAAAATTGCCAAGAAGTATATCAAATCAAAAAATGAATGATTACATTAAAGAGGTATGCGAATTAGCTGGATTAAATGAAGTAGTAAGTAAAGGAATAACAAAAGGAGGGGCAAGAATTATCAAAAATTTCAGAAAATTTGAACTAGTAAGTACACATACAGCTCGTCGTTCTTTTGCGACCAATATGTACAAGCTAAATATTCCAACAATTACCATTATGAAAGTTACTGGTCATAAATCAGAAAAGTCGTTTTTACGCTACATAAAACTTTCAGAAGAAGAACATGCTGAAATAATGCAAAATTTTTGGAACCAATCAGTTTTAGTTAATTTCCCTATAAATGATATTTTGGGCAAGTAA